The sequence CGCAAGGGCCCCATAAGAATAGTTATTCTATATCTGAGAGGTGACTGGCTCATCGGGGTGCACCTACCATCCAGTGGGCTCCGGACAAAAGTTTCTCAAAGTTGTCAAAGCCTGATGAGAAAATGTAACAGAGAAGTGGGATGAATGTGGAAATTCCTGCAGATGAACTGAATCCAGTGTGAGCAGAATGTTAAGCACAGGAGCAGCCTGACTGATAGCGTTGGTTAACCCAGCACTGCAGCTGAACTGAATTATTGATGcggatataaaaaataaaataaaaacaagcctcTATACAAAATTGTGGATTTTAGCTGTCCAGTTCGTACCAATATGTAAAGCAATGGCCATTCCAATTGCAGACCACAGGGAGAAGCGACCTCCAAcccactggaagaaaaaaacaaaatagcaacATAAATTGTATCTCATTGAGAAACTCCCTATCAGAACACACTGAATCCCAATAAACaagaatattatcaaaaagttaACTAATTTCAACAGTAAAATTCAAAAAGTCAAACCAAATGGGATGGTTTCATTAAGCACAGCCTGATATACATTTATATGCTTGCATAAAGCCGTCCCACCCAACTTTTACGGCAATGAGCTTGTGTCGCTCACTGTCTGCTCAAGAAGTTAGCCCATAATTGAGTAGGCAGAAGCATAGCAACAATATAACAATTCTGCATTAAAATTTTACATATTTGATCTAATGCAACAttctaatatttaaataaacagaactCTGGTGTTCCAATATCAAAAATTGCTTTAAATAGCTTAACATCATTTAAATACGTCGTTCTATCTATgagtccattttttttaattgaataactaaaataaaattgattgatggATATTTTGCCCCCATTGACAAAACGTATTGCTTGTCTGCACATTTTCCATTATCTGGTTTTAAAAGGCCTCCTCGGTGCTGCTTCCTTTTAAATACCAACAATGTGGCTGAAAGCAACTCTGTGACCTTTAGCGTAACCTCTGCGAGAGGAAAGGCCACTACCAATAATAACTGAACCTGAAGAGAGGGGCTTCTGATTACCCAGCAGCTGCTCTCCTGAGTCTCTGTCCCACCTACTTCACAGGTCAAAAGTCTCGTGTATTTATAGCAGCTGCTCAAATCCCCCCATCACAGAGTTAGAAAGAAAAGGCGAGCAGCTACTCACATCCCAGAACTCGAACATGTTCTCCGTGTCGATGCCAAAGTCCTTCACTTTGGGCTaaagggaagaaagaaaaaaaaaaaaaacaggccggtTCAGATGCAGATTTTAATATGCTGAAGACtgaccaagttttttttttttaaaaggttgtcGAACTTACAGCATTTGTAGAGAGAGCTACAAAGTGCTTGGCAACGGCAGCTTTCTGTTAACACAAAGCAAATAACGGATTAAGAAGGATATCAATTAATTCCCAAATCAAACTGCATTTTTCAGACCCTATCCACTCACATCTTTGGCATGTTCAAGGAACCAGGCCTTGGCTGACTCAGCATTGGTGATAGTTTCCTGAGTGGTGAAcgtctgcaaaaacaaaaaagaatcagTGGCTCCTTGTCAGTCGACAGAAACGTCTGTCGAAGGTTCCTTAACTTTCCACATCTTACATGCACTGGATGTTTCTTTTCATGCAAAGCCTCGTCTTTAATGTGAAGACGTGTTGTTTTCGAGGAAATCCGGATACCTTGGATGCGATGATGAAGAGGGTTGTCTCAGCATTGAGCTTGGCCAGGGTTTTGGCGATGTGGGTCCCGTCAATATTGGACACAAACCACACATGGGGACCGCCCTTTGAGTACGGCTTCAGGGCTTCCGTCACCATCAGTGGACCCTAGGGTTAAAGACAGTAGAAATTCTCCATGTCCACTTTGTCACTTCacagtgaaaaagaaggattTTCACTGGCATTTTATGGGAGATAGACCAAGACAATTTGGCACATAACTGTgaagtcaaaattaaaatggATACATGGGGGAAAGCTACACATTTAAGAAGTCCTATTTTTATATCCCCCTACACATGTTTTGTCTGTCCCCTATTTGGGGGACAAATTTGGCCTTATGAGGCCAAATTTGTGGTCATTGGTCTACATGCAGGATGCTACATATGTGTAGAGAGAAAGACTAATGCAGCACGTCACCCTCatataaaacatggtggtggcagcgtcatgctgtggggacaccttttttttgcaaaagttcATCTCCCAGCAGGACAAATACCCTAAACATATAGCCAGAGAtggaaaaaagctaatttatatggtagaatggcccagtcaacgTTCAAACCTAAATCAAATTGAGAATTTGCGGCAACACTTGAAAATTGATGGCTCCGGTCTGAGAGGtgagctattttgtaaagaacGACAAACAAATCCCATGGAGATACATGTGTgaagctgtaactgcagcaaacGATTTACTCAGAGGGGCCGAATAAAAATGCCTCACACAATCtttagatttaaatgttttcttttgtttaacaaCGTATCGTTTTCGTTACCCTCCACAGTTACGGAAAATGTTGCGTCGATGTTTCACGTAAAATTCCTGCAAACTACACTATAGCGTTTTTGTAAGCGTGGGGAAAAGCAAATAGAAACTTCTATGTGTTTGAGAAAAGCTAAGAATCAATCAAGAAGTAATAAGAAAATAGTAAATATCTCATAAACCTCAAACCAGATTTTAAATAACCTTTGGTCTCAATGGTCCAATTCAGCTCTACTTAGTCCTACAGTTTTGAATTTTGACCTTGAGAGGATTAAATGCCATCACGAGTCCTTAAAAAGTTAGAAATGTCCATTGAATTTTCAAATATGAATCTCCAAATTATACACCAACTTCAGCACCATCACCCAGCTGCAATGCATTGTCATAGTTTCACATGGtttgataacatttttttttactcacaagGTCTGATCCTCCAATTCCAATGTTCACGACATCTGTGATGGCCTTTCCCGTGTAGCCCTTCCACTCCCCGCTGCGGACTCTCTGCAAAAAATGCACCCGGTCACCAACAAACACCTCTTGTGAagcaaaccttttgaaaatgggCCGCCCCACCACGGTTTGCACTCACATGACAAAAGCCTTTCATCTTTTCCAGAACCTTGTTGACTTCGGGCATCACATCCTTGCCGTCAACGGTGATGGGGGTGTTGGAACGGTTCCTCAGAGCAACGTGGAGCACAGCGCGCCCCTTCAGATGCAAAAACACCAGCAGACAAAGATCAAGACACGGTGACTGTTTTCCAAGCCGTAAAGTTAAGTAAAGCTTGTTTTTGGTCATCCATGTGCACCTCGGTGAAGTTTATCTTCTCTCCATTAAACATTCTCTCCCTGGCAGCTTCAATTCCTCTTGATttggcctaaaaaaaaataaaaagaaaagaatgtaACACAAAATCAAAAGTGCTGCTTACAAgattgtggttttatttcagtcaaAGAAGCACTTAGTGACCCAGAATCAAGCCGTCACAGGATGAATGTTTGCTTCTTGCTTAAAGAGGCGTTCCAGCAGTTATCAGGAAAATAAAGAGCAGAGCTGGAATTCAAATTACCAGGTCAACCAACATTTTCATGACTTCTTCGGTGACGAGGTTCTTCGAGTAATCCAGAAGGATGTCTCCATCGTCGGTGTTAAGCGTAAGGCTGTGGGGAAATATAGGAAAACAATgagctgaacaacaaaaacaccagGACACGTTGTGAAAGCGATACATATTGACATTTTCTGGCAGATTTGCACAACTGGAATGCATCTGATGACTTTAAGGTGACAAAGTTCTATTAATATATGAAGTTTTTGACCGAAACAAAAAGGTCCATCTGTTCTGCTCTAAGGAGCTGTCTGAGTTCTATCGTACCAGACGTACCTTAATTTATTGAATCTTTCTTTGTCCGCCTCAAACATGTGCCTCATATTGAGGTTCAGGGCGTGGGCGGTGTACCAGTCCTGCAGCTTCTGAAAGTTGGGGTCCTGAGTGAGTCCCATGCTGTCCGGAGGGAAGAGGCTCGCCGTGCTCTGCTGTGCTCAACTATCGGGGCTGAGTGGCAGCGAGCGGGTCGAGGGCGAAAGCTTTATCAAGATCACCCGGTCTAGATCCGCGCTCTCCCCTCCCACACGAGACACGACGCACCAGCTGCTCGCGCGTTTCACACTTACACTCAAAGGTTAAAAGGCCAGCAGCAGTCGGACAATGCATTGGCTAAAATgcatatatttgttttctttctttctttctttcttttttaagacaGAAAACCCACATAAACCCTCTTTATCTGCTCAGTTTTATCTGCTCAGTTTGGtaggtaagataagataagagataagataagatagtctttattgatctcacaatggagaaattcactcgtcacatcggctcatacaagaaggtgcagagtagggaaggtgcattcagttatatacagtgaatcttcatatatacaatagatcaaaaagaataccaaaaaatataaaaaaaggaaataggaatgggcatatgatgtctcatttacattcttagtggtctatatatatatatatatatatatatatatatatatatatatatataaacctatctatatacttaaatatatacatatatctatgcgcctacttacatacgcacctacgcgtatgtatgtgcatatacattgtatacatttgtacatacatacatacatacatacatgtgggctgacttatgttcaggtggtgatagcagcagaagtcactacatcaggattattgcacgggttgtaggacagtgtattaaatagattattgcaccttggttattgcacattaattattacagttatggtcacagttgcagttacagtgcagcattgtaaagtctgatagcagcaggaataaatgacctgcggtagcgctcctttttacagacaggatgtctaagtctggcactaaaggagcggctcagctcctctacagtctggtggcTTTGTCAAGAAtgctgaaaatatttattttgttttatagagATTGAAACACATACAGGATATTACTGAAAAATATCATTCCTTTTGGATTAGGTATTTTGCATGGATTATGATAATCTGATTTTGTGACTGTAATCATCAGTAAGCATGaaagaacatattttttaaacatgtacatttcaaatatatatattttttaccggTACACTTGGTTGATCAGAATGTGCCTAAAtccagattattaaaaaaaagtattgagtCAAAACTATTAAAAGTGGACCTAATTTATTTACCATTTTGTAATATTGTTCAGTGTAATTAAAAAAGTACTCACCTATATTCTTGACCATTTTTACTGTACTTCCATCTCCACGTGCTTCTGTCTCACCCATCCTTCATTCAGCTCTTTGTCCTCGCTCTTCCGCTCCACCTACAACTTGTTGAACTGTGTAGCTTAACAATTAAGTTTTATTCAAAGACGATTATCTTTCATGATGCTAAACACAAAAATTGTTGCCACTGATGAACTCAGGGACATACGAGCCTGTGCAAGGATCTTTCATTACAACCAAGAAAGACACGACTCAGGCTCCCATTTTCTTTATTAGACAGTCTAAATGTGCTTTACTGCAGAAACATTCAGCGctgttaaaacattaaaagatcaGTGATCTCAAAACGCCTTTATTTCAGGTAAACTGTAACCAGTGATGCATGATATCCACTTTAATGGACCGATCATTAATTGCAATTACCTTCCAACAGAAAATCAGTACTTTCCCATTTGAGCGATTATACTACGCCTTAGTTGTTAGggtgcacacaaaaaaattgcTTAAGAATGACAATATATGAACCATTTGTTTTTCAGAATACTtcatgtttctgttgttttctacGATTTGATTATTTAGAAACTTAAAACAACCTCTCCGTTAGGCTTCCTTGTAATTTCATGTGTCAGACATTTTCCGTGTTTGCACAGTGTCACGCTTATTGCTTAATTGTCCACGTCTTGGGTCCTCGTTCTGCCAAAAGAATCCAGCGACAACCCTTTTCTACATTCCCAGCTGATGCCATTTGATTAATGGTAATGTCGCTACGCACTGTAACAAAATTCCCAGAGCCTTTGGACGAGGCTTAAGTCATCTACTTAACAGCTGAAATACCTCTGCACATTGGCATGTAAACAGGTGTCCACCGCTTTGCTATGAAGCTGCTCAAAAATTCTAGGGCAACAAAttaccttaaaaacaaaaatgagagAACAgaattagtgaaatgaagtccaccaGCGCACACTCCAAGTGTGACATAATCTGTCAGGATGAACACACCTTTTCtaaaaggccccagaggctgcagcacaaCTAAGCAAAATGCATCACACCATCAAGACCAGGGAGCTCttcaaacaagtcagggacatgttgcgaagtacaagtcagggtggggttataaaCAAATATCCAAGTATTTGATGTTTCCCCAGAGCACCATCACATCCATCATCTTCCAATGGAGAGTACAcagtaccacaacaaacctgccaagagaagGCCGACCATCAAAACTCATAGAACAGTTAAGGAGGGCATAAATCAGAGAGCCAGCAAAGAAACCAAAGATAACCCTGAGGTagttgcagagctccacagcagagactggaggatctgtccatggGACCATAATAAGCCGTacactccatagagctgggctcAACGAAAGAGAGGCCAGAACAAAGCCATTACTTAGTGTTGAAAATAAGAACATGAACAGTTGTGCTCGATGATGTTTTCTGgtattttgtcctatttgtggtttgctttacataaaaaaaatacatctataAAGCTGTAGGCATGTTCTATAAATGAAATGGTGTAAAGTCCTAATCAAAATCCATTTTACTtgcaggttgtgaggcaacaaaacgtgaaaaatgccaaggggggtgtatacttttgcaaggaaaTGTACATTTTCAAATTGGTCAAGTTAAAGCAATTGCAGAGGCTGACAATAATTGTAATGCTTTTcaacttagaaaaaaatatattttcctatattttaagaAATTCTGTTACTGCAAAATGACTTCTTCAGATGAAGCTTTTTACACAACTGACTGGGAGAGTGCTGTTCCTATAAATGTGTGCTacacacataaaacaaaaccatgAATGAACACAGTTTCAATATAGATGGAGATATTAAAACTCATAACCTGCTACCTGAATGAAATTTTGAGTTTTCTGGATatccttttttaatcaaaccagCTAAAACCTCTGAAGGTTTGAGGGATTAAGTTTAAGAGTTGAGGGTTATGTTTTATAAAGTGTTTCAATGGGTGACTGAAATaggaaaaacgtttttttttttttgtgtgatgcaACACAGTTGCTGTTCATGCCAAACCGACACGAGAAACCGGAGGACATTCACGCCCCCAAGTGACCCTGCTTAAAAGTATGAAATGCAGACTGTGCTATCAATTTTTGAACAATAGAGGGCGACAAAAGTTCAGCctggggatgttttttttccccccaggcatcattaaaataaattgcaaaTTGTGTTAAAGTTCAAGTACGTAAGGACTTTGGTGGTTGGACTTACTAAAATCGCACGACTTTCAAAAAGTTGCAGACTGTTGCTAGTCTAAATTGTTGCAAATTTcttttcagcagaaaaaaaaatacaaatgcacaaatacaaataaataaaaaatcatattAAATCCTAATCCCATCTAAACACATTGTTTGTTGACGTTATTTTGCtattaatgtaaaaaagtttACTCTTAAGGTTTTAGcctcatttaaaagaaaaccaatagacattaacaattaaataatgATTCATGTTATTTTTACATGACTCTTATTAGTAATAGgtcttttaaatattgtttaggTTCACATTATTAAATCACCCAATAATATGACAtagatgtaaataaaattttatttccatcCTTCTGTAATGCAAATTTGTTACTGCTGCAGATAGGTGTCATCCTGCAAAGATAAGTGGGTATAacgtggatggatggatgtccctgttttgttttgttttttccaggaAAATCACGTTCAACTGTATAAAATAAAGGGCTACAAGGGTCCAGAATAgttcaaacaaatgtgtaatTTGAAATAAATCAGTAAATGAATCGTAGGGATAATTAAGATAGAGTAGAATTATACATTTAAGTCAcacaattagaaaaaaatatacaaaatctGCCCaagaaacaaaatttaaatgtaGGGCATATAATCCCAAGAAAATAATCATTGTAATGACTATGTTCTGCACGTGTACCAGCACTTCTAACAGGAAACGCGGCCCATACAATTTATTCtcggttttattttgaaagtttcACCGGAAGTGTTGATTCTTAGGTGACGGCCGCTTGACTGCGGTCACACACAGACAGGGAATTCGCTGTCAAGAGGGTGGATGCCAAGAGCTGGTGAGCTGTGCTCTCATTAACTTAACGTGTACTTCTATGTTCTTGGTGTGTTTTATCGAGGCTGTCGGGTTTCCTCGCGGTAAAAGCGAAAGAATGTAAAGAAGTGCGTCCCGGGCGTCAACGTTTGCTCGGCTTTCTTTCCTCGCAGCGCCTACATTCGTGTCGCAGAGGGTTAGCTGATTAGCTAACAGTTGCTCGCTTAGCTTCGCGGCTAGCCCGCTTGGTACCGATGCATTTCTGATGCGTCTATTATCGGACGCACCCGCTCTCCGACGAGCGTACTCGCGATTTTTTTCCGCTGCTGTCACAGACGTGGCTCTCCCCACGGGAAAACGGAACAGAAGTTCCCCGAAGATGTCGGATACATTttaatctattattattattattggtaagCATTGAACGTTCACGTCTTTGCGCCCGCGACCCCCAGCGTGTCGGTTGCCTGCTGTGTGCGGATGAGGCGACTCCGCGAAGGAGGAGTGGTTGGCGCTCTCGTTTATTTTTGTTGTCACACACCGCCTaagatacccccccccccccccccacacacacacacacacacacacatacacatatatacacacgcgcgcgcgcgcacatCTTGATTACGTTGAGCCGAAGCGGAGCAGGAAATACGAGAGGACGTGTCCTCCTCGGCAAAAGCGGCCCGGTCGCTCGTTGTGTCCGATAACGGACCTGGGGCGGTCTGGCTCCGAAGTTATGTGCCGCTGTCGGTTCGGTAACGACCAGCCGCGGAAAACCCGAGATGTAGGTTAACGTTATTCAAACGGGCGACAAAGACGGTGCTTACGTCATGTAGCggcacgttttttttctttcttttcttttcttttaattacattttttttttttgtcggtcGGTGGAGAAAGTGGATTTGGGTggtgattttttgttttttctttaataataggCGGGTCTTTgggctctctctctttctctctctctgtgtccaCCGGGCGAGTGTGGACGGACCCCCGGCGGCGGAGGGACCGTCGGGGGTAGTAGGGCCGCGGCGTTCCCGCTGTCACCGCCGATGATGCGCTCGCACCGCAGCGGCAGCCCTCCCCGGCGACGCGACGCTGCAAATTAGGGCGTCGGAAGGCCGTATTAATAGCTGCGACATAGTGTTCCCATGACTGGCGCCGTGTCATCCCAGCGAGTTTCGGTGAAACCGGCTTGCGGGGATTCTCTCGACGCCGTCCTGCCAAATAGTGATCTGGTCGTCGGAATGAACGCCCTCGGGGACTACAAAGCCCAACAAAGTAGACGGTCTCGTATGTGGCTGAAGGGTTTAGGATCGGGCGCTGTAATCGCGCTTAGAGAGCAGCGGGTATCTTACAGGTGTTTAAAATATGCGCCGATTTGATTGATCGGTATGTGGAATGTGCACCACAGCTTCCTGGGACTTCTTGTTGTTGCTGTCTTTCGCATATCTCTGCTGTGAGCGGTCACAGTTAATCAAAAGGAGCAAATTTTTTCATCGGTTATGTGGATATATATGTACAGCAATGGCATAAATGCTAAAGGTTGACCCACTTTCTGTGTGGGTTTTCTTCACAGGCTTTCTTTGCGTCACGTGGAGGCGTGTTTCTGTTACAAAGTATCAAAGTGTAACAAGGCTTCGACACcatatccaaaaaaaataaattggttgTACATTTACTATGGTTGAAAGTGCTTTTAATAAtaccagatttattttttccccccactggatacagcaggggtgtccaaaaaGTGAGGCTGGTTGGCCGATGGAGACCTTTTCTTTTCAAGAAGGGTAAAATTATTGCAGACACATTAAACTCTTCTAGCAATTGAAATGTCAGGTGCAACACAAAAATATTCCTCTTTTAATAACTGaacgttttacattctctttaatttcacagtAAACAGGGTAACGTCCATCCGTTGACTTGCACCTTCTAATGCGTTTATTAAAGTTAGCTAAACACAGCAGGCGTTTTCAGGGAACgactgacccaaatcctgtCGCTTTTGTCGAAGAGGACAagaacaggattttatttattttttctttagaaatagAGCTTGCTTTTCTTTCAGTGCAAGAAACGTGCCTCATCAAAAGTGTCACCACGGTAACGCATAACGACAATAAAGTTTTCGTGGCCGTCCTGCCTCTGTTATAGGTTACCGTGGTGGGGTGTAGGGGAAAACAGCCGCCGCCTCTCTGCATATGTTGGATGCTGTCTATCACGGGGCTGTAATGCTCATAACGCGGCATAAATCTCTTACTCGCCGCTGTAATTTATATTCTCGGGTGAACTGGCCATCATCATCAATCCGTAGAGTCATGCATCGTTACGTTTCCATCTATAAGGCCGTCCTTGGACTGTCGCTGCCTTACCTTTCCTCATTCCTATCACTTAGTCGTAGACAGTCCAGCCACAGACTCTCCGGACTTCCTCTCCTCCAGTGCTCCATTAGTACGatcagaactaaaaaaaaatagtcttatgaaacttgctcttgtttttaagtaatatttttatttgagtcGAATATTTTAATTACTATTATTGTGTTTGTGAAATTGTTTTGTCAAGCAGGTCTCTCTTAAAAATGAGATATTACTTGGATCTTAGTGAGAATACCCGTGTGAAAgaaggtgaaataaaaataagactgATAATAGACAATTatcttttacttgttttttttgttttgttttttgtcaatcAAGCCCAAAATAATTTGTAACCTAGACGGCCATCGTTAAATAAGGCAAATGTGTACAACCCTTTGAGTTTTGGATCTCAAATAATTTACACATCCCTTTCCTCCAGAAAATCTAATTTGTTTCATTAATGCATGCTCATATTTTGTGGagtaggttaaaaaacaaacattgtaatAATtggtaaattttttatttattttctcattgCTATTATAATATTTAGCCCTCATAAGTTTGGACTCCCCTgccctggtaaaaaaaaaaaaaaggctacgATATACTTTGTTTCCTTGTTTAGTAGTGTGAGAAATGTGTTATATTTACAGTTGCAAAAATCACAGACGGTCCTGATTCGGAAACTGAAAGGAGCCTCAGCCAATAATTTACATGTTCATTGGATACCGTGATTGCCGTTGGTCTGTGTAAATCACCTTTAGGTGTACATTAAATGCAAAGTAATAGTTTATGAAGTAGGTTGCTTTTGGAACTGATGTCAAATGGAAACCACAGAGGTTTCGGTGAAAGATAAAGCTGTTAAAGGTGGTGgtgtttccttgtttttgtcGGGTTTTGCAAGCGTGTGCACCTCCGTAAAAAGGCCCAGAGCGTATTCCTCGTGTTGACATGTGGCTCCGTCGCGTTGTCATGGAAGTACGTGCCTGGCTCTATAAAATCAGTGTCTCTGCTCAAGCTCAGCGCGTCTGGCGGCAACGTCATCTGAAAGGTTAGTGCGATGTCGCCGTCGGACCGCTGCTCAGGCCGTGTTCACGTTTCTCTCCTTTATAGTGTCCCGTTTCTCCACCAGCGTGTGATAGGACTGGAAGCGACACTATTCCTCGGTCTTACTCTCAATCCGGATGCGTGTTTGAGGAAGTCGACATAGAGTCACAAGATTACTGTTTGCCGTCGCCTCGGGTGGAGTTCCAGGGATGCTTCCTTAAACAAAGGAGCTTTCTAGTGTTGGTTGTTGGTGCATGGTTTAAGATTATACAGGTGTGTTCTGCAGTGGCGTCTCCTgcgggggcgggggggggggggggttgtttcaGGCCATGTTGTTATTTTGAATTCCTTAGCAATACTGAACTGAATGTCCTAGACAAGCTTTTatgactttgttttgttttgctactACTTCGCTGCTAACCTTTTAACACAATgtgtagttttatttatttttttacgtcATCACTCATATCATTATCCAGCCAGCTTCCTTCAGCTTGGAAAAGTGACGGTTACAATGTTGTCAGTGTTTCCATGAAGTTACCTTTGGATGGCACATAAGAGTGTTTCTTTTTTGGATGCCAGCTTGATTGGGAAGTAGCCACCTTAGTTCACCTTCAGTGCGCATCAGTGTTTCATATTTTCGGTGTTTTGATACTTGTTTTTAGCTCGGGTATGTATGTG comes from Fundulus heteroclitus isolate FHET01 chromosome 4, MU-UCD_Fhet_4.1, whole genome shotgun sequence and encodes:
- the gpib gene encoding glucose-6-phosphate isomerase b, which translates into the protein MGLTQDPNFQKLQDWYTAHALNLNMRHMFEADKERFNKLSLTLNTDDGDILLDYSKNLVTEEVMKMLVDLAKSRGIEAARERMFNGEKINFTEGRAVLHVALRNRSNTPITVDGKDVMPEVNKVLEKMKGFCHRVRSGEWKGYTGKAITDVVNIGIGGSDLGPLMVTEALKPYSKGGPHVWFVSNIDGTHIAKTLAKLNAETTLFIIASKTFTTQETITNAESAKAWFLEHAKDKAAVAKHFVALSTNAPKVKDFGIDTENMFEFWDWVGGRFSLWSAIGMAIALHIGFDNFEKLLSGAHWMDKHFRSAPLDKNAPVLLALLGIWYINFFHAETHTMLPYDQYMHRFTAYFQQGDMESNGKYITNHGARVNYHTGPIVWGEPGTNGQHAFYQLIHQGTRMVPADFLIPAQTQHPIRDNLHHKILLANFLAQTEALMKGKTTEEARKELEASGLSGEALEKILPHKVFQGNRPTNSIIFKKLTPFTLGALIAMYEHKIFVQGVMWEINSFDQWGVELGKQLAKKIEPELKDTAEVHSHDSSTNGLINFLKKNFA